GAAGCATCTCAATGCTGAAGTGGTAAAGCAGTACCAGCAGGAAGAGCGGGCATTGATCGCACGCCGTCTCAAGGTGCAGCGTCACCGGATCAAAGACCTGCGGGACGTGATCATGACCGATAAAGTGTCTTTCCCGGAGAAGGTGCAGCAGCTGGGAGATGAGCTGGCAGAGTATTATCACGATGCTGTTTTTTCGCGTTGCAAGACGATGGGCGAAATTATCGAGCGTAGTTTGAAACGCTTACTGGTAAGCAGTTTACGTTAGCCACACCATAAAATCTTAAATTCGGGTCGGATTGGCAAAATCCTTCATATCTTTGACCAGCTATGGAATTCAGATTCTTTTATCATTTTGGAAATTTTCTGCTGATGCTGAAAGGCATGTTTTCCCGTCCGGAAAACATGAAGTTATACTGGAAACAGTTCATGCAGCAGTGCGTAGATATTGGCGTAGGGTCGTTCGGGATAGTATTTATTATCTCCCTTTTCATGGGAGGGGTTACCACCCTGCAAACTGCTTACCAGCTGGTAAGCCCTATTATTCCCAAAAGCACGATCGCACAGGTCGTGCGCGACACCATCATCCTTGAATTTGCGCCTACCCTTACCAGTATTGTACTGGCCGGGGTGATTGGCTCTAAAATAGCCTCTGAGCTGGGCAATATGCGTATTTCTGAACAGATAGACGCATTGGAGATCATGGGCATCAATACCAAAGGTTACCTGATCCTGCCTAAAATCCTGGCCGCTACGCTGATGATCCCGGTCCTGGTGGCCATTGCCGGCTTCCTGGGTATCTGGGGCGGTAAAGAGGCGGGCGTGCTGTCCGGTGCGCTCTCCGGGGAACAGTTCATGATGGGGCTGCGGCAGGAGTTTAAGGCTTATAACGTATTTTTCGCCATGGCCAAATCCTACACGTTCGGGTTTATTATCGCCAGCGTGTCGGCCTACTATGGCTACAACGTGCAGGGCGGCGCCCTGGAGATCGGTAAGGCCAGCACCACTGCGGTGGTGGTGAGCTGCGTACTGATATTATTTATGGACTACGCGTTAACGGCTATATTACTGTAATCATGATTGAACTGAAAGATATAACCAAGGGCTTTGGAGATAAGGAGATACTGAAAGGCGTTTCGGCCGTTATGGAGTCTGGTAAGGTAAACCTGATTATTGGCGCCAGCGGTAGCGGTAAAACCGTCATGATGAAATGTATCGTGGGCCTGATGACCGTCGATACCGGTACTATCCTGTATGATAACCAGGACTTCACCGCCATGGACCACCACGCCAAGAAGGAAGTCCGCCAGCAGATCGGGATGCTGTTCCAGGGCTCGGCGCTGTTTGACAGTATGACGGTGGAACAAAATGTGATGTTCCCGCTGGAAATGTTCAGCAAAGACTCCTTAAAAGAGCGGAAAAAGCGGGTGGAAGAGTGTCTGGAGAGAGTGCAGCTGAAAGACGCCGCCAAAAAATTCCCCGCCGAAATCAGCGGTGGTATGAAAAAGAGGGTGGGAATTGCCCGTGCCATCGTATTAAATCCCAAATACCTGTTCTGCGACGAGCCTAACTCCGGCCTTGATCCACAGACCTCCCTGCTGATAGACCAGCTGATCAAGGAACTGACCCAGGAATATAATATCACCACCGTTATCAACACCCACGATATGAACACCGTAATGGAAAGCGGTGACCATATTGTATATATGTACCAGGGGCAGAAGCAGTGGGAAGGCAGCAATAAGGAGATCGTGTTCAGTAAGGACCAGAAGCTCAATGACTTCATTTTTGCCTCCGAATTCCTCCGGGAAGCCAAAGAAATGCGCCAGCTGGACATGTTCAAGGACAATAAGTGGAAAGATCAGCTGGCTGAACAGCTGAAACGCGACAGCAAAAAGTAATTTCCCTGCTAATTGGTAGCTTTATCTTAAAGGCACTAAATTGCAGAATTATGGAAATCGGCTTATTTTTGCCGCACCGATAGAAGAAACATATAACATAATAAACCAATAAAACAAGCGCGATGAGTGTTTTAGTTAATAAGGATAGCAAAGTGATTGTGCAGGGATTTACCGGTACAGAAGGTACTTTCCATGCTACACAGATGATCGAGTACGGTACCCAGGTTGTAGGCGGCGTTACGCCCGGTAAAGGCGGTACAACCCACCTGGAGCGCCCGGTGTTCAACACCGTGGCCGACGCGGTAAAAGCTACCGGTGCCAATGTATCTATCATTTTTGTACCTCCGGCATTTGCTGCAGACGCAATCATGGAAGCTACCGAAGCTGGTATTGCCCTGGTAGTATGTATCACGGAAGGTATCCCTGTTCAGGACATGATCAAGGCCAAAAACTTCCTGCAAGGTTCCAATACCCGCCTCATCGGGCCTAACTGCCCGGGTGTAATCACCGCGGAAGAAGCTAAAGTCGGTATCATGCCGGGCTTTATCTTCAAAAAAGGCAGAATCGGTATCGTATCCAAATCCGGTACCCTGACTTACGAAGCTGCTGACCAGGTAGTTAAAGCCGGTCTGGGCGTTTCTACCGCTATCGGCATCGGTGGCGACCCGATCATCGGCACCCCCACCAAAGACGCAGTGGAACTGCTGATGAACGACCCTGAAACTGACGGTATCATCATGATCGGTGAAATCGGTGGTAGCATGGAAGCAGAAGCAGCCCGCTGGATCAAAGAATACGGCACTAAACCTGTTGTAGGCTTCATCGCCGGCCAGACAGCGCCTCCGGGCCGCCGTATGGGCCACGCCGGTGCTATCATCGGTGGTGCGGAAGATACTGCTGCCGCTAAAATGAAAATCATGGCTGAATGCGGTGTTACCGTAGTGGAAAGCCCTGCTAACATCGGTAAAACGATGGCTGAAGTACTGAGCAAAAAACCAGCACTGGCCTAATCAGTTTACCCTGATATATTTGAAAAGGTGAAAAGTGAAGCGGGTCTCCCAATCACTTTTCACCTTTTTTTTGACCCCCTTATGGAAACCCATACAATACCTGCATCCTGTACAAAAAGTATAACTTACCGTAAATAGCGATATATATGCGTTTATGCCTCTCATTATTCATTGTTTTATTTTTAACCAACTGCGTGATGGCTCAGACCTATTATGACAATTCCTGGAAGAAAGTGACTGCCCTCGACGAGAAGAACCTGCCTAAATCCGCACTGGGAGAAGTAGACCAGATCTATGCCCGGGCTGTGAAAGACAACCTGCCCGCCCAGCAGATCAAAGCCCTCATCTATCAGATGAAATACACGGACCAGCTGAGCGACAGCAGTATCCAGCAAAACCTGGAAAAACTCAACCAGAAAATTGCTGCTGCCAAAGGCGCCCAGCAGGCCAT
The Chitinophaga varians genome window above contains:
- a CDS encoding MlaE family ABC transporter permease, translating into MEFRFFYHFGNFLLMLKGMFSRPENMKLYWKQFMQQCVDIGVGSFGIVFIISLFMGGVTTLQTAYQLVSPIIPKSTIAQVVRDTIILEFAPTLTSIVLAGVIGSKIASELGNMRISEQIDALEIMGINTKGYLILPKILAATLMIPVLVAIAGFLGIWGGKEAGVLSGALSGEQFMMGLRQEFKAYNVFFAMAKSYTFGFIIASVSAYYGYNVQGGALEIGKASTTAVVVSCVLILFMDYALTAILL
- a CDS encoding ABC transporter ATP-binding protein, translating into MIELKDITKGFGDKEILKGVSAVMESGKVNLIIGASGSGKTVMMKCIVGLMTVDTGTILYDNQDFTAMDHHAKKEVRQQIGMLFQGSALFDSMTVEQNVMFPLEMFSKDSLKERKKRVEECLERVQLKDAAKKFPAEISGGMKKRVGIARAIVLNPKYLFCDEPNSGLDPQTSLLIDQLIKELTQEYNITTVINTHDMNTVMESGDHIVYMYQGQKQWEGSNKEIVFSKDQKLNDFIFASEFLREAKEMRQLDMFKDNKWKDQLAEQLKRDSKK
- the sucD gene encoding succinate--CoA ligase subunit alpha, with protein sequence MSVLVNKDSKVIVQGFTGTEGTFHATQMIEYGTQVVGGVTPGKGGTTHLERPVFNTVADAVKATGANVSIIFVPPAFAADAIMEATEAGIALVVCITEGIPVQDMIKAKNFLQGSNTRLIGPNCPGVITAEEAKVGIMPGFIFKKGRIGIVSKSGTLTYEAADQVVKAGLGVSTAIGIGGDPIIGTPTKDAVELLMNDPETDGIIMIGEIGGSMEAEAARWIKEYGTKPVVGFIAGQTAPPGRRMGHAGAIIGGAEDTAAAKMKIMAECGVTVVESPANIGKTMAEVLSKKPALA